Proteins encoded by one window of Methanobacterium sp. CWC-01:
- a CDS encoding glycosyltransferase: MNRLWNSVMRPILEGIHAKYIVEVGSDDGINTRNILEYCRDHDAHMTAIDPLPKFDVDQYQEEYGDKFEIYQELSLDRLPQLEDYDAILLDGDHNWYTVYHELKAIEESFKNKEKYPIIFLHDVGWPYSRRDLYYDPETIPQEYRHQYQRQGILPGQSHLAEKGGLNPGLFNSINDNDPKNGVLTALEDFREESHLKLSFRCVDAFFGLGILSPQDPELDEMIDTVIHNVDLAHILEKERVKLTIAESEARSLNHRITSQLEETEDKLGQTEEELTVSNELIRKKDILIQALKKKERDLGVLSGQLDNLTARFYELEYQSNKNRSFKQKLISKFPSLYIILNRNNQGLKNTYLNIKGHHAIRKNHLFNIGYYLQNNGDVRVSGADPLLHYLYHGYQEGRNPHPQFDTKYYTQTYPDVQKSKLNPLIHYSLYGKKEKRKTYRSRTSTSELEILEKIDSEKTFHRQVRGKPEKLNIAYVLWDFPALSQTFVMNELRWLVENNYNVKVFYKTRPDKEAKLDFEIEAIHIEDAPELIKKIKEHDINVMHTHFVYPACTLLTYPAAEATGVPFTISAHAIDIFHHLNDERNKIGEISRNDLCLRIYVPGKFHFNYLAQRGVPEQKIMFLRQATSYEIEKINLDDPRFKREIKNVITIARFIEKKGIDTLIEAAKILENEDLTFKIYGYGPLEEDLKKQCEELELKNVIFEGPIKGDAALKESYQDGDIFILPCRRAANGDMDGMPTVIFEAMAYGIPVITTNVSSIPEFVLNDYSGFVVDPDDPSALASKILHVKNMPLNDLTATLRHAQEQVQKISNVNETIETMVDIWSNHKIDIFMVTYQKGDYKDLETMKEILDRIFRHTTLDFDLTIIDNGSDEDFKNFLLEYSQSYPNISLIFLKENIQCGPASNLALEKMENEFAIYICSNEGFVLEHDWEREALSYMKKHPQVGIAGNLIHSPSFYNGRTYREQEWFKKFRNKEHILGKDDVPFRHVQGGAYILRRAAYQQSGGFNPLLPQGHMDVEYSYYLESNGWELGEVPDWVSLSKKTRPGVFTFLDENTTLVHPLKLEETNQIEQSTLNCNICHGQLKDNICTSCNSDSSERAIYRIIGKTDKTHRSLKCTLLLDHNSIHNTLTEPFFKLVNQKYSKISIKEPLDDVFEDLTEQTDVLITNMDLGTEYKKLLTNIVDKLSGEGILVLQLSNDQIINNQIKEFLSSQDFSIKSVEFVSLKLTNKEFIVVERLSHV, from the coding sequence ATGAATCGTCTGTGGAATAGTGTGATGCGCCCCATTCTAGAAGGCATCCATGCCAAATATATAGTTGAAGTGGGTTCCGATGATGGTATAAATACCAGAAACATTTTAGAATACTGCCGGGACCATGATGCCCATATGACGGCTATTGATCCCCTTCCCAAGTTCGATGTGGATCAATACCAAGAAGAATATGGGGATAAATTCGAAATTTACCAAGAACTGAGTCTGGACCGATTACCCCAATTAGAAGATTATGACGCCATCTTATTAGACGGTGATCATAACTGGTACACTGTCTACCATGAATTAAAAGCCATAGAAGAGAGTTTTAAAAATAAAGAGAAATATCCAATCATATTCTTACATGATGTAGGCTGGCCCTACTCCCGACGCGACCTCTACTACGATCCAGAAACCATCCCCCAAGAGTACCGACACCAGTACCAGAGACAGGGAATACTCCCCGGCCAGTCCCACCTGGCCGAGAAGGGTGGACTGAACCCGGGCCTTTTTAACTCCATAAATGATAATGATCCTAAAAATGGAGTTTTAACTGCTTTAGAAGACTTCAGGGAAGAGTCTCATCTAAAACTTAGTTTTAGGTGTGTCGATGCATTTTTTGGACTTGGAATTTTAAGCCCCCAAGACCCTGAACTGGACGAAATGATAGATACCGTTATTCATAATGTTGATCTGGCCCATATCCTGGAAAAGGAGCGAGTGAAATTAACTATTGCCGAAAGTGAAGCAAGAAGTCTTAATCACCGAATCACATCTCAGTTAGAGGAAACTGAAGATAAATTAGGTCAAACTGAAGAAGAACTGACTGTATCCAACGAGTTAATCAGAAAGAAGGATATCTTAATCCAGGCCCTGAAGAAAAAAGAGAGGGATTTGGGTGTGTTGAGTGGTCAGCTTGATAATCTTACTGCTCGATTTTATGAACTGGAATATCAGAGCAATAAAAACCGCTCCTTCAAGCAGAAACTCATTTCAAAATTCCCCAGCCTGTACATCATCCTCAACCGGAACAACCAGGGCCTGAAAAACACTTACCTAAACATCAAAGGCCACCACGCCATCCGAAAGAACCACCTATTCAACATCGGATACTACCTCCAAAACAACGGCGACGTGAGAGTTTCAGGTGCAGATCCCCTGCTTCACTACTTGTATCACGGCTATCAGGAAGGAAGAAACCCCCACCCCCAATTCGACACCAAATACTACACCCAAACCTACCCCGACGTCCAAAAATCCAAACTAAACCCCCTCATACACTACAGCCTCTACGGAAAAAAAGAAAAAAGAAAAACCTACCGCTCCCGAACTTCAACATCTGAACTGGAAATTCTGGAGAAAATCGACTCGGAAAAAACATTCCACCGCCAGGTACGAGGGAAACCTGAGAAATTGAACATCGCTTATGTGTTATGGGATTTCCCGGCACTATCACAGACCTTTGTAATGAATGAGTTACGGTGGTTGGTTGAAAATAACTATAATGTGAAAGTTTTCTACAAAACCAGACCAGATAAAGAGGCTAAACTTGATTTTGAAATTGAAGCTATCCACATTGAAGATGCCCCGGAACTGATTAAGAAAATCAAGGAACATGATATCAACGTAATGCACACCCATTTTGTCTACCCGGCCTGCACCCTGCTCACCTACCCTGCTGCCGAAGCTACTGGGGTTCCTTTCACCATTTCTGCCCATGCCATAGATATCTTCCATCATCTAAATGATGAACGGAATAAGATCGGTGAAATTAGTAGAAATGATCTGTGTTTGAGGATTTATGTGCCTGGAAAGTTCCATTTTAATTATTTAGCTCAGAGGGGTGTTCCTGAACAGAAGATCATGTTTTTACGTCAGGCCACCAGCTACGAAATTGAAAAGATTAATCTGGATGACCCCCGGTTCAAACGGGAGATTAAAAATGTAATAACCATTGCTCGGTTCATTGAAAAGAAAGGAATTGATACCCTTATTGAGGCCGCTAAAATTTTGGAAAATGAGGATCTGACCTTTAAAATTTATGGCTACGGCCCGCTGGAAGAGGACCTGAAAAAGCAGTGTGAAGAATTGGAATTGAAGAATGTTATCTTCGAAGGCCCCATTAAGGGTGATGCTGCTCTTAAGGAAAGCTACCAGGACGGGGATATATTTATATTACCCTGCAGAAGAGCCGCTAACGGAGACATGGATGGGATGCCCACGGTTATTTTTGAAGCCATGGCCTATGGAATCCCCGTTATAACCACCAATGTGTCTTCTATACCCGAATTTGTTTTAAACGATTATTCAGGATTCGTGGTTGATCCCGATGACCCCTCGGCTCTGGCCAGTAAAATACTTCACGTTAAAAACATGCCCCTAAACGATCTGACCGCCACATTGAGACATGCCCAGGAACAGGTGCAGAAAATTTCCAATGTGAATGAAACCATCGAGACCATGGTCGATATCTGGAGCAACCATAAAATCGACATATTCATGGTTACCTACCAGAAAGGGGATTATAAAGATTTAGAGACCATGAAGGAAATTTTGGACCGTATTTTCAGACACACCACTCTTGACTTTGATTTAACCATAATCGACAATGGTAGTGATGAAGATTTCAAGAACTTCCTTCTGGAATATTCACAATCATATCCGAACATCTCCCTGATATTCCTAAAAGAAAATATACAGTGCGGTCCAGCATCTAATCTGGCTTTAGAGAAAATGGAAAACGAATTTGCCATTTACATTTGCAGTAATGAAGGATTTGTTCTAGAACATGACTGGGAACGTGAAGCTTTAAGTTACATGAAAAAACATCCACAGGTGGGAATCGCTGGCAACCTGATTCATTCACCGAGTTTCTACAATGGAAGAACCTACCGAGAACAGGAATGGTTTAAGAAATTTAGGAATAAAGAACATATCCTAGGAAAAGATGACGTTCCATTCCGACACGTGCAAGGCGGGGCCTATATTCTACGGAGAGCAGCCTACCAACAAAGCGGAGGATTCAATCCACTTCTACCCCAGGGTCATATGGACGTGGAATACAGTTACTACCTGGAAAGTAACGGCTGGGAGTTAGGTGAAGTCCCAGATTGGGTTTCACTTAGTAAAAAAACCCGTCCAGGAGTTTTCACCTTCCTTGATGAGAACACAACCTTGGTGCATCCTTTAAAATTAGAGGAAACAAACCAGATAGAACAGAGCACCTTAAATTGCAATATCTGCCATGGCCAATTGAAGGATAATATATGTACTTCCTGCAATTCTGACAGTTCTGAAAGGGCCATATACCGGATAATTGGGAAAACAGATAAAACACACCGTTCCTTAAAGTGCACCTTATTATTAGACCATAACAGCATCCACAACACACTCACCGAACCATTTTTCAAATTGGTAAATCAGAAATACTCCAAAATTAGCATCAAAGAGCCTTTAGATGACGTTTTCGAGGATTTAACTGAACAAACTGACGTGTTAATCACTAATATGGATTTAGGCACTGAATATAAGAAACTGCTCACTAACATTGTTGATAAATTAAGTGGAGAGGGAATATTGGTCCTGCAATTATCCAACGACCAGATCATAAACAATCAGATAAAAGAATTTTTAAGCAGCCAGGATTTTTCCATTAAAAGTGTTGAATTTGTCTCTTTAAAATTAACAAACAAAGAATTCATTGTTGTGGAGCGTCTATCCCATGTATAA
- a CDS encoding GDP-mannose 4,6-dehydratase, whose translation MYKYLLIGGNGFIGTNIIYKLLEKGRDVYCIDVYDSNTKNIDDKHFKSFINDLSDTDLVKELVDATDIIIYLASTSNVRDSSSDSLIELGNIESFINTLEIIKEYKNKKLILASSGGTVYGEPGDMPVNEDHCLMPISPYGIGKVCVENFLKYYSSKYGIKYVICRYSNPYGQFQNPFSGVGVINKVLYDYHAGNETEIIGNPDASVRDYIYISDLVDATLEVAENKSAENNIFNVGSGRGHSLTEILTEIESVLGYKLRLKKGNFGIENVSKIVLDITKINETVGWNPKIGLREGISLNNEWIKQILDVQK comes from the coding sequence ATGTATAAATATTTGCTGATTGGTGGTAATGGTTTTATTGGTACAAACATCATATACAAACTCCTTGAAAAGGGAAGGGATGTCTATTGTATTGATGTTTACGATTCCAACACCAAAAATATTGATGATAAACATTTTAAGAGTTTCATTAACGATTTAAGCGATACTGACCTGGTGAAAGAGTTGGTGGACGCCACCGATATTATAATCTACTTGGCCTCCACTTCCAATGTAAGAGATTCATCCAGTGATAGTCTAATCGAATTAGGCAATATTGAAAGCTTTATAAACACCTTAGAGATTATAAAGGAATATAAGAATAAAAAATTAATTTTAGCCTCCTCGGGGGGTACGGTGTACGGTGAACCCGGAGATATGCCGGTTAATGAAGATCATTGCCTGATGCCCATATCACCCTACGGAATAGGGAAGGTGTGCGTGGAAAACTTTTTAAAATATTACAGCTCTAAATATGGAATTAAATACGTAATATGCCGATATTCCAACCCCTATGGCCAGTTCCAAAACCCATTTAGCGGTGTGGGGGTAATAAATAAGGTTTTATATGATTATCATGCCGGTAATGAAACCGAGATCATAGGAAATCCTGATGCCTCGGTTAGGGACTATATTTATATCTCGGACCTGGTGGATGCCACCCTAGAAGTTGCCGAAAATAAAAGTGCCGAAAATAACATCTTTAACGTTGGAAGCGGAAGGGGACACTCCCTAACTGAAATTCTAACCGAAATCGAATCGGTTCTGGGCTATAAACTGAGACTGAAAAAAGGAAACTTTGGAATAGAGAATGTATCCAAAATCGTTCTGGATATAACCAAAATTAACGAGACTGTGGGATGGAACCCTAAAATAGGCTTAAGAGAAGGTATTAGTTTAAACAATGAGTGGATTAAGCAGATTTTAGATGTTCAAAAATGA
- a CDS encoding glycosyltransferase, which yields MKKEILIDTIKEIESIRKETRDLGVLSGQLDNLTARFYELEYQSNKNRSFKQKLISKFPSLYIILNRNNQGLKNTYLNIKGHHAIRKNHLFNIGYYLQNNGDVRVSGADPLLHYLYHGYQEGRNPHPQFDTKYYTQTYPDVQKSKLNPLIHYSLYGKKEKRKTYQVTEPSPKPAVVLTEREAQARHEEILKKNSSLFDLHPFDDTAPLVSIIILNRNGMEHLKRLFKDFEKNIQYPNYEVLVVDNASTDDSVSFLEEIATEIPLNIIKNTKNESFSKANNQAVKVANGEYVLLLNNDTEPTYGWLNQMMHTGLKYQRVGTVGAKLVYPDCSASVFNKHNSFRIQHTGIVFQNLHNFFRPYNRGSGGEPFDSAYNSEHYSAGNTAAALLVKKDLYQEVGGLDEDYYYGYEDVDFCLKLLKNGYKHIYCPTALLFHYEFGSDEKIEDFNHRDKKFEKNRNLLMDKWFDWLSEHFYEDKLEDKGIFSEKALNVAFVVTECGVDASAGDYFTAMELGEALQELGWGVHFLPRSDPENWYNVPDEIDVLISLLDAYDPRKVRSNNHYLVKIAWPRNWFDRWAAHPGLPEYDLIFASSQTACDYIKKNSKRYAVLLPIATNISRFNEDVAPREEFSCDYCFTGSYWDSERDIITMLDPESLPFQFKLYGKNWEQFEKFQDYYQGFINYSDLPAVYASTKIVIDDANHVTKEYGAVNSRVYDALATGTLVITNGKIGAEETFKGLLPYFTTKEELAQLLEYYLTHPEKRIKIAQKLQKYTLQNHTYQNRAQTLKKTLTLWYELQL from the coding sequence ATGAAAAAAGAAATTCTCATTGACACCATAAAAGAAATCGAATCAATTCGAAAAGAGACGAGGGATTTGGGTGTGTTGAGTGGTCAGCTTGATAATCTCACTGCTCGATTTTATGAACTGGAATATCAGAGCAATAAAAACCGCTCCTTCAAGCAGAAACTCATTTCAAAATTCCCCAGCCTGTACATCATCCTCAACCGGAACAACCAGGGCCTGAAAAACACTTACCTAAACATCAAAGGCCACCACGCCATCCGAAAGAACCACCTATTCAACATCGGATACTACCTCCAAAACAACGGCGACGTGAGAGTTTCAGGTGCAGATCCCCTGCTTCACTACTTGTATCACGGCTATCAGGAAGGAAGAAACCCCCACCCCCAATTCGACACCAAATACTACACCCAAACCTACCCCGACGTCCAAAAATCCAAACTAAACCCCCTCATACACTACAGCCTCTACGGAAAAAAAGAAAAAAGAAAAACCTACCAAGTTACAGAACCATCCCCCAAACCAGCCGTGGTGCTGACTGAGAGGGAAGCCCAGGCCAGGCATGAAGAAATTTTGAAGAAAAATAGTTCACTTTTCGATCTTCATCCCTTTGATGATACCGCACCGCTAGTTTCCATCATCATATTAAACCGGAATGGCATGGAACACCTGAAAAGGTTGTTTAAAGACTTTGAAAAGAATATCCAGTACCCTAATTATGAGGTCCTAGTTGTGGATAATGCTTCTACTGATGATTCGGTGAGTTTTTTAGAAGAAATTGCTACTGAAATCCCATTGAATATAATTAAAAATACCAAGAATGAATCATTTTCCAAGGCCAATAACCAAGCGGTTAAGGTTGCCAATGGGGAATATGTGCTGCTCCTTAATAATGACACCGAACCCACCTATGGTTGGCTTAATCAGATGATGCACACCGGACTTAAGTACCAGAGAGTAGGTACGGTAGGGGCTAAACTGGTTTATCCCGACTGTTCAGCATCTGTTTTTAATAAACACAATTCCTTCCGGATTCAACATACCGGGATAGTGTTTCAGAATCTCCATAATTTCTTCCGGCCATACAACCGCGGCAGTGGAGGAGAACCATTTGATTCAGCCTATAATTCGGAGCATTACAGTGCCGGGAATACGGCGGCTGCTTTGCTTGTCAAAAAAGATTTGTATCAGGAAGTGGGTGGATTGGATGAAGATTACTATTATGGTTACGAAGACGTGGATTTCTGTCTTAAATTACTAAAAAACGGTTATAAGCATATCTACTGTCCTACCGCACTTTTATTCCACTATGAATTTGGATCGGATGAGAAAATTGAGGATTTCAACCATAGAGATAAAAAATTTGAAAAAAACCGCAATCTTCTCATGGATAAATGGTTTGACTGGCTTTCTGAACATTTTTATGAGGATAAATTGGAAGACAAGGGTATCTTCTCGGAAAAGGCACTTAATGTTGCCTTCGTGGTTACCGAGTGTGGTGTGGATGCTTCTGCCGGGGATTACTTCACTGCAATGGAACTTGGCGAAGCCCTCCAGGAACTGGGTTGGGGAGTCCATTTTCTACCCCGAAGTGACCCTGAAAACTGGTACAATGTCCCTGATGAGATAGACGTACTTATATCCTTACTCGATGCTTACGATCCCCGGAAGGTCAGAAGTAACAATCATTATTTGGTAAAGATTGCCTGGCCCCGTAACTGGTTCGACCGCTGGGCGGCACATCCCGGTCTACCGGAATATGATCTCATCTTCGCTTCCAGCCAAACCGCATGTGACTACATTAAAAAGAATAGCAAACGATATGCAGTTTTACTCCCCATTGCCACCAATATTTCCCGATTTAATGAGGATGTTGCACCGCGGGAGGAGTTTTCCTGTGATTACTGTTTCACCGGTAGCTACTGGGATAGTGAGCGGGATATAATCACCATGCTGGATCCGGAGAGTCTTCCCTTCCAGTTCAAGTTGTACGGTAAAAACTGGGAGCAATTCGAAAAATTCCAGGACTATTACCAGGGATTTATCAACTACTCCGACCTGCCAGCGGTCTACGCCTCCACCAAAATCGTCATCGATGACGCCAACCATGTTACTAAAGAGTACGGTGCTGTGAACAGCCGGGTCTACGATGCCCTGGCCACCGGGACCCTGGTAATAACCAATGGTAAAATCGGAGCAGAAGAAACCTTTAAGGGCCTGCTACCCTACTTCACCACCAAGGAAGAACTGGCACAACTTCTCGAATACTACTTAACCCACCCCGAAAAAAGGATAAAAATCGCCCAAAAACTGCAAAAATACACACTCCAAAATCACACCTACCAAAACAGGGCACAAACCCTTAAAAAAACCCTGACTTTATGGTATGAACTGCAGCTTTAA
- a CDS encoding UDP-glucose dehydrogenase family protein — MRITVIGTGYVGLVTGTCFSEMGNKVFCVDIDQGKVEDLQKGIIPIYEPGLEELVIKNQDNGDLHFTTDLKKGLDNSDICFIAVGTPMGEDGSANLDYVRSAAREIGQILSHNLIVVNKSTVSVGTAEKVKKTIDQELEKRGVTYQVHVASNPEFLREGSAVSDFIRPERVVIGSDNEGVIETLKELYTPFTINHEQFIIMDVRSAEMTKYASNAMLATRISFMNEMANICELVGADINNVREGMGSDTRIGYSFLYPGCGYGGSCLPKDVKALIKTASEYGYESRILKEVELVNEKQKLVLVNKIIKRFGKDLSPYTFAVWGLAFKPGTDDMRESAAVIIIKELTKLGAKIKAYDPQATTNAQRYYFKNNPHIEFSPNKYDALNDADALLLVTEWKEFRSPDFDEIKERMKNEIILDGRNQYNPQILIDLGFEYYQIGN, encoded by the coding sequence ATGAGAATTACAGTTATTGGAACAGGATACGTTGGTTTAGTCACTGGAACTTGCTTCTCAGAGATGGGAAACAAGGTTTTCTGTGTCGATATTGACCAGGGGAAAGTTGAAGATCTCCAGAAGGGCATCATCCCCATCTATGAACCGGGACTAGAGGAACTGGTAATTAAAAATCAGGATAATGGTGACCTTCATTTCACCACCGACTTAAAAAAAGGCCTTGATAATTCTGATATCTGTTTCATAGCAGTGGGAACCCCTATGGGTGAGGATGGGAGTGCGAACCTGGATTATGTGCGGAGTGCGGCAAGAGAAATTGGGCAAATCCTATCCCACAACCTGATCGTGGTGAATAAGTCCACTGTTTCGGTGGGAACTGCTGAGAAGGTGAAAAAAACCATAGATCAAGAGCTAGAAAAAAGGGGGGTGACTTACCAGGTCCATGTAGCCTCAAACCCTGAATTCTTAAGGGAAGGTTCAGCAGTATCAGATTTTATACGCCCGGAAAGGGTGGTCATTGGATCTGATAATGAGGGAGTGATAGAAACCCTGAAGGAATTATACACCCCCTTCACCATTAACCATGAACAATTCATAATAATGGATGTGCGCAGTGCGGAAATGACCAAGTATGCCTCCAATGCCATGTTGGCCACACGCATCTCATTTATGAATGAAATGGCCAATATCTGTGAACTGGTGGGGGCCGATATAAATAATGTCCGGGAAGGGATGGGCAGTGACACCCGAATAGGATACAGCTTCCTGTATCCTGGCTGTGGTTACGGAGGAAGTTGCCTCCCCAAAGACGTTAAAGCTTTAATCAAAACCGCTTCAGAATATGGCTATGAATCCAGGATACTCAAGGAAGTGGAACTGGTTAACGAAAAACAAAAACTGGTGTTGGTGAATAAGATAATTAAGAGATTTGGAAAGGATCTATCACCATACACCTTTGCAGTGTGGGGTTTAGCCTTTAAACCTGGAACTGATGATATGAGGGAGTCAGCAGCGGTGATAATCATTAAGGAGTTAACTAAATTAGGTGCTAAAATAAAGGCCTATGACCCACAAGCAACTACCAATGCCCAGCGGTATTATTTTAAAAACAATCCCCATATAGAATTTTCACCAAACAAGTATGATGCTTTAAATGATGCGGACGCCCTCCTCCTGGTCACCGAATGGAAGGAATTCCGAAGTCCCGATTTTGACGAGATCAAAGAGCGAATGAAAAATGAAATTATTTTAGATGGTAGAAATCAGTACAATCCACAGATCCTTATAGATTTGGGCTTTGAATATTATCAGATTGGTAATTAA
- a CDS encoding ABC transporter permease translates to MILDHRFIANFKKYQFLLNQLVSRDIKIKYRRSVLGIFWSFLEPLLTMIVLTIIFSTLFKGFGVSNYPVYLLTGRLIFTFFASGSSAAMRSIRGNASIIKTIYVPKYIYSLAVIISNFVTFILSLVVLLLVMLATNAPFTIYLVLTILPIMVLLVLTIGAGLILATFNVFFRDIEHLYGVFLTLLMYATPIFYPASIVPESWRFIQTLNPLFGIIESCRSVFIFGTIYDPLQLLWPAVSSLIILLTGLFVFYKSQDKFILHI, encoded by the coding sequence ATGATATTAGATCATAGATTTATTGCAAATTTTAAAAAGTACCAATTTCTACTTAACCAATTGGTATCCCGGGATATCAAAATTAAATATCGGAGATCTGTTCTGGGAATATTCTGGAGTTTTCTAGAACCCCTACTGACCATGATCGTTTTGACCATCATCTTTTCCACACTTTTCAAGGGCTTCGGAGTAAGCAACTACCCGGTGTACCTATTAACTGGCCGGCTGATCTTCACATTTTTTGCCAGCGGTTCCAGTGCTGCTATGCGCTCCATTAGGGGTAACGCTTCTATAATAAAAACCATTTACGTTCCCAAGTACATTTACTCATTGGCGGTGATAATTTCCAACTTTGTAACCTTCATACTGTCACTGGTTGTCCTGCTCTTGGTGATGTTAGCCACTAATGCCCCCTTCACCATTTACCTGGTACTAACCATCCTGCCCATCATGGTGTTACTCGTTTTAACCATAGGCGCCGGTCTGATCTTAGCTACTTTTAATGTGTTCTTCCGGGATATAGAACATTTATACGGGGTCTTTTTAACTCTCCTAATGTACGCCACACCTATTTTTTATCCGGCCAGCATCGTACCGGAAAGCTGGAGGTTCATTCAAACACTTAACCCCCTATTTGGAATTATTGAGTCCTGTAGGAGCGTTTTTATCTTCGGAACCATTTATGACCCCTTACAGCTATTGTGGCCGGCAGTATCATCACTCATTATACTACTAACCGGATTGTTTGTTTTTTATAAATCCCAGGACAAATTCATACTACACATTTAA
- a CDS encoding ABC transporter ATP-binding protein: MEETVIKIDNVGMKFNLSQEKTDNLKEYVIKFLKMQLRFQPFWALRKVSLEVKQGDRVGLVGLNGAGKSTLLKLISGVMKPTEGSIEVKGRISPLLEIGSGFDPDYTGRENIFLNGALMGYSKDFLESKYQEIVEFSELEDFIDVPLKNYSTGMRARLGFSIATSVQPEILILDEVLSVGDARFQEKSRLRMESILGGQVTLLFVSHSTAQVKNMCNRAIWLEKGRLVMDGSAEEVCAKYEESIR; this comes from the coding sequence TTGGAAGAAACAGTTATAAAGATTGATAACGTGGGAATGAAGTTCAACCTGAGCCAGGAGAAAACCGACAACCTCAAAGAGTACGTTATCAAATTTTTGAAAATGCAACTGAGATTCCAGCCATTCTGGGCCCTTAGGAAGGTTTCACTGGAAGTAAAACAGGGTGACCGGGTTGGGCTGGTGGGTTTAAATGGCGCTGGGAAAAGTACGTTACTCAAATTAATTTCAGGAGTAATGAAACCCACAGAAGGCAGTATAGAAGTTAAAGGACGAATATCACCTTTATTAGAAATTGGATCTGGATTTGATCCGGACTACACTGGTAGGGAGAACATATTTCTTAACGGAGCCCTGATGGGCTACTCTAAGGATTTTTTAGAAAGCAAATACCAGGAGATCGTTGAATTTTCTGAACTGGAAGATTTCATTGACGTGCCCTTGAAAAATTATTCAACTGGTATGCGGGCCCGCCTGGGATTCTCCATAGCCACCTCGGTACAGCCCGAGATATTAATCCTGGATGAAGTGCTATCGGTGGGTGACGCCAGATTCCAGGAAAAAAGCAGACTCAGGATGGAATCCATACTCGGCGGACAGGTTACCCTACTATTCGTTTCACACTCCACCGCACAGGTAAAAAACATGTGCAACCGGGCCATATGGCTAGAAAAAGGCAGATTAGTTATGGATGGTTCTGCTGAGGAAGTATGCGCTAAGTATGAAGAAAGTATCCGATAA
- a CDS encoding glycosyltransferase family 2 protein — MMNITVIIPNYNGKQYLKTCFESVRMQNHLHQVIVVDNGSSDGSVDFIRENYPDFTLLENEKNLGFAAAVNQGVKASRTDYFFLLNNDVELEHNCTSNLLECIETDEKIFAVSSRMVQYQDRGKMDDAGDEYTILGWTRRVGYDKPTEKYNEPQEVFSACGGASLYRKKVLRDIGYFDENFFTYLEDVDLSYRARIYGYKCVYCPGAVVYHVGSATSGGRYNQFKIPLSARNNVYLPYKNMPWPQLMVNMIFLLMGFFIKYLFFLRQGYGKLYLQGLNEGVHSLNVIRRVKFKRKHWKNYFKIEWLLIKNTLLFIFF; from the coding sequence ATGATGAATATAACCGTCATCATCCCTAACTACAACGGCAAACAATACCTGAAAACCTGCTTCGAGTCGGTAAGGATGCAGAACCATCTTCACCAGGTGATCGTGGTGGACAACGGCTCCAGCGATGGTAGTGTGGATTTTATAAGAGAGAACTACCCCGATTTCACCCTCCTTGAAAATGAAAAAAACCTGGGCTTCGCTGCAGCGGTGAATCAGGGGGTTAAGGCCAGTCGTACTGACTATTTTTTTCTGCTCAATAATGATGTGGAACTGGAGCACAACTGCACCTCCAACCTCCTGGAATGTATAGAAACAGATGAAAAAATCTTCGCTGTGTCATCCAGGATGGTGCAGTATCAGGACCGGGGTAAGATGGATGATGCCGGGGATGAGTACACCATACTGGGCTGGACCCGGAGGGTGGGTTATGATAAACCAACTGAGAAGTACAATGAACCCCAGGAAGTGTTCAGTGCCTGTGGGGGGGCATCACTTTATCGTAAAAAGGTGTTAAGGGATATTGGCTACTTCGATGAGAACTTCTTCACCTACCTGGAGGATGTGGATCTCAGCTACCGGGCCCGGATTTATGGTTATAAATGTGTTTACTGCCCCGGGGCGGTGGTGTACCATGTGGGCAGTGCCACCAGCGGAGGCCGCTACAACCAGTTCAAGATACCACTATCTGCCCGGAACAACGTCTATCTCCCCTACAAGAACATGCCCTGGCCCCAGCTTATGGTAAATATGATATTCCTGCTAATGGGCTTTTTCATCAAATACCTGTTTTTTTTACGGCAGGGCTATGGTAAACTATACCTCCAGGGATTAAACGAGGGGGTACATTCTTTAAATGTAATACGTCGCGTAAAATTTAAGAGGAAACACTGGAAGAACTACTTTAAAATTGAGTGGTTACTCATCAAAAACACGTTACTATTTATCTTCTTCTAG